A part of Bdellovibrionales bacterium genomic DNA contains:
- a CDS encoding MBL fold metallo-hydrolase, with protein sequence MSRKLRIQFLGGAGTVTGSRTLVHYDKFRILVDCGLYQGPKEIRQLNWDVFPGAKNLDAVVLTHAHIDHSGYLPKLVKEGFTGPVYSTRSTKDLCEIMLLDAAHLQEEDARYANRSRHSKHDPALPLYTTDDAVRVLRHFQPLSFDDWHEMVPGLSLRFLRAGHILGSSIIQFAYEGDHGSRLISFSGDLGNGRSHIIKPPVALTETDYLVLESTYGDRVQPREDHIDLLGKIIKRVLGRGGTLVVPAFTVGRTQELLYIIRELESQKLIPKTPVYVDSPMALDATQVYMNHPEELRLAFIDGQLQTPLCTTSYEAVRSADDSMLLCMDTSPKVVISAAGMLTGGRILHHLKAKLPDPKSAVLFVGYQAEGTKGLLLKQGLTSVRIHHQLVTVEAEIISVDSFSAHADSDDIMDWLKNLKCPPRGVFLNHGEPNALRSLRYRIIHELGWKVVIPQLNDEFLINGQKKNLDVERQ encoded by the coding sequence ATGTCTAGGAAGCTTCGTATTCAATTTTTAGGTGGTGCAGGGACTGTCACTGGAAGTCGGACTTTGGTTCATTATGATAAGTTTCGAATTCTCGTGGACTGCGGACTTTATCAGGGGCCCAAAGAGATTCGGCAACTCAATTGGGACGTTTTTCCTGGGGCAAAAAATCTTGATGCAGTTGTTTTGACTCATGCTCACATTGACCATTCTGGATACTTACCCAAGCTGGTCAAAGAGGGTTTTACGGGTCCTGTCTATTCCACGCGTTCAACAAAAGACTTGTGCGAAATCATGCTATTGGACGCGGCTCATCTCCAAGAAGAAGATGCCAGATACGCCAATCGAAGCCGTCATTCGAAACATGATCCGGCCCTTCCTCTTTATACTACCGATGATGCGGTCAGAGTGCTGAGGCACTTTCAACCTCTGAGTTTTGACGATTGGCATGAAATGGTTCCTGGGTTGAGTCTGCGTTTTTTGCGAGCTGGTCATATTTTGGGTTCGTCCATTATTCAGTTTGCTTACGAAGGAGATCATGGTTCGCGCCTGATTAGCTTTTCTGGAGATCTTGGCAATGGGCGTTCTCATATCATTAAACCTCCCGTCGCTCTGACTGAAACAGATTACTTGGTGCTCGAGTCGACCTATGGAGATCGAGTTCAGCCGAGAGAGGATCATATTGATTTGCTTGGCAAAATAATCAAGCGGGTGTTGGGGCGAGGCGGGACTTTGGTCGTTCCAGCTTTTACGGTTGGCAGAACCCAGGAGTTGCTTTACATCATTCGTGAATTGGAGAGTCAAAAGCTCATACCAAAAACACCAGTTTACGTCGATAGCCCCATGGCACTTGATGCGACTCAGGTGTACATGAATCATCCGGAAGAACTGCGGCTTGCATTTATCGATGGGCAATTGCAAACACCTCTTTGTACAACCTCCTACGAAGCCGTGAGATCTGCGGATGATTCCATGTTATTGTGCATGGACACTTCTCCAAAAGTTGTTATTTCGGCGGCTGGCATGCTTACGGGGGGCAGAATCCTTCATCATCTCAAAGCAAAACTGCCAGATCCGAAGAGTGCCGTTCTGTTTGTCGGGTACCAAGCTGAAGGAACAAAAGGCTTACTGCTGAAACAAGGTTTGACAAGTGTTCGGATTCACCACCAGTTGGTGACCGTCGAAGCTGAAATCATATCGGTAGATAGTTTTTCTGCCCATGCAGATTCCGATGATATTATGGATTGGCTCAAGAATCTTAAATGTCCTCCACGAGGTGTGTTTTTGAATCATGGAGAACCAAATGCCTTGCGATCACTCCGGTATCGAATCATTCATGAGTTGGGCTGGAAAGTTGTGATTCCTCAGTTGAATGACGAGTTTCTGATCAATGGTCAGAAGAAAAATCTTGATGTGGAGAGGCAATGA
- a CDS encoding endonuclease/exonuclease/phosphatase family protein, which yields MDRFSLQGKLIETESGIRLNGLREFNAAAPEQKVRDLKTTIVPKLKSRLTLMLILQFIVSCTTVHHQSQDSQHESVLSLMAYNVENLFDTEHDADREDFDYLPRSKKQSAEHRNNCKESNSRHMDTCLNMDWSEPVLQRKLERLAQVILQVNGGLGPDILLLEEVENIRVLQILRDQYLKKSNYQTLILIEGPDKRGIDIGLLSRLPENPSEPAKLHLIPFKANNLEDQTWMARSRGILQVNLILPDTETLTVFGVHFPSPHNPIYWREQAIDHLIRLKSKLPTDRMTVAGGDFNISSEEEKKVGQFRLRLAPQWQISHLIGCQDCRGTNYFTPAKSWSFLDALLFHKEMSPAGSAKWYVDPKSIYIPNQNKYQVSRWLTPARFSETSPTGVSDHWPIMAWLRKKELKTQ from the coding sequence ATGGATAGATTTAGCTTGCAAGGCAAATTGATTGAAACTGAGTCTGGCATAAGGCTTAATGGACTTCGAGAATTCAACGCAGCCGCGCCGGAGCAAAAAGTGAGAGACTTGAAAACGACGATAGTTCCAAAACTCAAATCAAGATTGACATTAATGCTCATTTTGCAATTCATCGTGAGTTGCACGACAGTGCATCACCAGTCACAGGATTCTCAACACGAGAGCGTCCTCAGTTTGATGGCCTACAATGTAGAAAACCTCTTCGATACTGAGCACGATGCAGATCGCGAAGATTTTGACTATCTTCCCCGCTCAAAAAAGCAGTCAGCCGAGCATCGAAACAATTGCAAAGAGTCAAACTCACGTCATATGGACACTTGTTTGAACATGGACTGGTCAGAGCCAGTCCTTCAGAGAAAGCTCGAGCGTTTGGCACAGGTAATTTTGCAGGTCAACGGAGGCCTTGGACCTGACATTCTTCTTCTCGAGGAGGTCGAAAATATTCGAGTCCTTCAAATCCTGCGCGATCAATACTTGAAAAAATCCAACTATCAAACGCTGATCCTGATCGAGGGCCCCGACAAGCGCGGAATCGATATTGGACTCTTATCTCGCCTTCCAGAAAATCCTTCGGAGCCGGCAAAACTTCATCTGATACCATTTAAAGCAAACAATCTAGAAGATCAGACATGGATGGCCCGAAGCCGGGGAATCTTGCAAGTCAATCTCATCCTACCTGATACCGAAACACTTACCGTCTTCGGAGTCCACTTTCCTTCGCCCCACAATCCCATTTATTGGAGAGAACAAGCCATCGACCACCTGATTCGACTGAAAAGCAAATTGCCTACCGATCGAATGACTGTGGCAGGCGGTGATTTTAATATTTCATCAGAGGAGGAGAAGAAGGTCGGGCAATTTCGACTTCGACTGGCTCCTCAGTGGCAAATCTCTCATCTTATTGGATGTCAGGACTGCCGCGGAACAAACTATTTTACTCCGGCTAAATCATGGTCATTTTTGGATGCCCTTCTTTTTCACAAGGAAATGTCACCAGCGGGCTCAGCCAAATGGTACGTCGATCCTAAATCCATTTATATTCCAAATCAAAACAAATACCAAGTCAGCCGCTGGCTCACACCTGCTCGCTTTTCAGAGACCTCTCCGACAGGAGTCAGCGATCACTGGCCAATTATGGCCTGGCTTCGCAAAAAGGAATTGAAGACACAGTGA
- a CDS encoding universal stress protein, producing MSKKNTAKMKASKRSAGKPSAGKRKSEGGTLKSKKHLKSKKSSISSKTSSKISSKPKSSDFSRQIVWAVDPFKASGPSWSKLTSIVKALSLEGKTTIQPVYVLSPSNFNFTGEFSGPWMAVFEPKVREAFTRVLSGLGISSLLEPEIITNKETSMASNVSKLLKFVEKSQAEVLVMNSHARTGLARLFLGSFAETALMTTKVPLILVNPETKSVTQFKKVLFPTDFSASNKKAFKKTLVFCKKYGAQLIIYHKLPDPIEPMVQTGVYMAGGGWVSVQQYIDLESDAREKESQVLVAEAAKMGVDAKFFIEEKPGFITDSINQYVSQNSVDLVAVGSKSGPISSVLVGSIGRQMVREASCPVWVVHV from the coding sequence ATGAGCAAAAAGAACACTGCGAAAATGAAAGCTTCAAAAAGATCTGCTGGAAAACCATCTGCTGGAAAAAGAAAGAGTGAGGGAGGAACCCTGAAAAGCAAGAAGCATCTAAAAAGTAAGAAGTCTTCTATTTCTTCCAAGACTTCTTCAAAGATTTCTTCCAAGCCCAAGAGTTCAGATTTTTCTCGTCAGATTGTTTGGGCCGTTGATCCTTTTAAGGCAAGCGGGCCGAGTTGGTCAAAGTTGACATCCATTGTGAAGGCCCTTTCTCTGGAGGGAAAGACCACGATTCAACCAGTTTACGTATTGAGTCCAAGCAATTTTAATTTCACGGGAGAGTTTTCGGGTCCTTGGATGGCCGTGTTTGAGCCAAAAGTAAGAGAGGCCTTCACCAGAGTCCTTTCCGGTCTCGGTATTTCGTCCTTGCTTGAACCTGAAATTATAACGAATAAAGAGACTTCAATGGCTTCCAATGTGAGCAAGCTTTTGAAATTCGTCGAAAAGAGTCAAGCAGAAGTTTTGGTCATGAACAGCCACGCGCGGACAGGATTGGCGCGACTTTTCTTGGGTTCTTTTGCAGAGACAGCTCTCATGACAACAAAAGTGCCACTTATTTTGGTTAATCCCGAGACCAAGTCGGTGACTCAGTTCAAAAAGGTGCTCTTTCCCACTGATTTTTCGGCGTCTAATAAGAAGGCTTTTAAGAAAACTTTGGTGTTTTGCAAAAAATACGGCGCACAACTGATCATTTATCATAAACTCCCGGATCCCATTGAACCAATGGTTCAAACAGGAGTTTACATGGCTGGAGGAGGTTGGGTTTCTGTCCAACAATATATCGATTTAGAGTCGGACGCGAGGGAAAAAGAAAGTCAAGTCTTGGTGGCTGAAGCCGCAAAGATGGGAGTGGATGCTAAATTTTTTATTGAAGAAAAACCTGGTTTTATCACCGATTCAATCAATCAATATGTTTCTCAAAATAGTGTTGATTTGGTTGCGGTAGGGTCAAAATCAGGGCCAATTTCCTCTGTCCTGGTGGGTAGCATTGGCAGACAAATGGTTCGAGAAGCCAGCTGCCCGGTTTGGGTTGTTCACGTTTAA
- a CDS encoding ATP-binding protein — translation MKIVLTGGPSGGKTTMALSITKSFSRRVTMIPEAASILFSGGFSRRSFPEAIKLQQKAIYAVQIAHEGIFEIENVKQNLLICDRGTLDGLAYWPEMREDGFFKAVESTMEQELKRYDWVIHLDTAGAESYDKDNVVRIENHKEADLINQKIKKCWAGHPRRFIIPSTESFFKKVSAVISIVECILSNEDYDSICKSLPIDVRNGVFKS, via the coding sequence ATGAAAATAGTTCTCACGGGAGGTCCTTCAGGCGGAAAGACCACGATGGCTTTGTCTATTACAAAATCATTTTCTCGTCGAGTGACAATGATTCCCGAAGCAGCCAGTATTTTGTTTAGCGGTGGATTTTCGAGGCGTAGTTTTCCCGAAGCGATTAAACTTCAGCAAAAGGCTATTTATGCAGTTCAGATTGCGCATGAAGGAATTTTCGAAATAGAAAATGTGAAGCAAAACTTATTGATCTGCGATCGTGGCACCTTGGATGGGTTGGCTTATTGGCCAGAGATGCGGGAAGATGGTTTTTTTAAGGCCGTTGAATCGACAATGGAACAAGAGTTGAAGCGTTATGACTGGGTTATTCACTTGGATACAGCTGGGGCTGAGTCCTATGACAAGGATAACGTGGTTCGCATCGAAAATCACAAAGAGGCCGACTTAATTAATCAGAAGATAAAAAAGTGCTGGGCTGGGCATCCCCGCCGTTTTATTATCCCGAGCACCGAATCGTTCTTTAAGAAGGTATCGGCTGTGATTTCCATTGTAGAATGTATTCTCTCCAATGAAGATTATGATTCAATCTGTAAAAGTCTGCCGATTGACGTTCGTAATGGTGTTTTTAAAAGCTAG